A part of Liolophura sinensis isolate JHLJ2023 chromosome 1, CUHK_Ljap_v2, whole genome shotgun sequence genomic DNA contains:
- the LOC135468817 gene encoding general vesicular transport factor p115-like: MDYLRKYLTGPQAEGQPSGAETVERLCDRAQSSTLLDDRRDAVRALKALSRKFRLEVGTQAMDILRNVLETDRNDAEITGYALDTLCNIMSNEPMEEEDEIPNHLPEDLGGQFTEIFIKNTDSVSLLLSLLEEYDFHVRWPTVKLLTILLTNRGKEMQEIVLVSPMGVYKLMDLLVDSREIIRNDALLLLIQLTKGNANLQKIVAFENAFGRLLDIIHEEGNSDGGIVVEDCLLLLTNLLRNNSSNQNFFKEGSYIQKLTPFFQLESGEMNTQGGWSAQKVTNIHLMLQVVRTLVSPNNPQQQTVACQKVMNTCGLLQLLCSILMASGVPADVLTETINTVSEVIRGNLSNQEYFASVMAPSSPPRPAIVVLLMSMVNEKQPFVLRCAVLYCFQSFLYKNEVGQSQIVQTLLPSSADVNTITAGQLLCGGLFSADSLSNWFAAVALLHAILENPTQKEQLLRVQLATSVGNPPVSLLQQCCNMLAQGGKIQTRVGLLMLLCGWTANCPIAVTHFLHNTANVPYLISQVSSSEGEEQEVLAQGLCAFLLGISILYNNEENDTFNRASLQQIIEKRIGMETFNDKLTQVYKNESYTKAAKKPHLNYKQPNEVMFDFEFTRLFKTLEIEVLRAVKPEGKDAEERRKKMASLKEHESIVDQYKGLIKEQDEQLNTTKQELRELKDKHEKDVKELEQLRDQVQQLKDQNALIKAQKGSQGVPVLDNNKQSEDVSRLKEEVESLKAQIGEKDSVIEKLRNDLSVSEARVLAQTIESDENKENNPSEVAVLQSTVEKTNAELQDTRKSLTDRQEEVSRLSSRVAMLEKEKSELVQRLSEQPSEQATNTSELDAKVASLTKDLENIRQEKESLQKRLQASEDEKSSLNDKIQELEKSKVALEEEKAEALESSESMKKEQDELLVLLADQDAKLATYKSKLKELGQEVEDDDDDYMEHGDEDDEDDDDE; the protein is encoded by the exons ATGGACTATCTGAGAAAATATCTGACCGGTCCTCAAGCCGAAGGCCAGCCCAGTGGGGCGGAAACG GTGGagaggctttgtgacagagctcAGTCCTCAACACTACTGGATGACAGGCGAGATGCAGTTCGGGCACTCAAAGCCCTGTCTCGG aaaTTCCGCCTTGAAGTCGGTACACAGGCAATGGACATACTCAGAAATGTCCTTGAAACTGACAG AAATGACGCAGAGATAACAGGCTATGCTCTGGACACCCTGTGTAACATCATGAGTAATGAACCTATGGAGGAGG AGGATGAAATTCCTAATCATTTACCAGAAGATCTTGGTGGACAGTTCACGgaaatatttatcaaaaataCAGACAGTGTTTCTCTCCTCTTGTCATTGCTGGAG GAATATGACTTTCATGTTCGATGGCCAACCGTTAAACTTCTGACCATCCTGCTGACCAATCGTGGTAAGGAAATGCAGGAGATTGTACTGGTCAGTCCTATGGGAGTGTACAAGCTGATGGACCTGCTTGTGGACAGCAGGGAAATCATCCGCAATGAT GCCTTGTTATTACTCATCCAGCTGACAAAGGGCAATGCAAACCTGCAGAAAATTGTGGCCTTTGAGAATGCATTTGGCAGGTTATTAGATATTATTCACGAGGAGGGAAACAGTGATGGAG GTATCGTGGTTGAGGACTGTTTGCTGCTCTTGACCAATCTTCTTCGGAACAATTCCTCCAATCAGAACTTCTTTAAAGAGGGCAGCTATATACAGAAATTAACACCATTTTTTCAACTGGAATCAGGAGAAATGAACACACAGGGGGGATGGTCAGCTCAGAAAGTCACCAATATACATCTAATGCTACAG GTTGTCCGTACTTTGGTATCTCCTAATAACCCTCAGCAGCAGACAGTGGCCTGTCAGAAGGTGATGAACACATGTG GTTTACTACAGTTGTTATGCAGCATACTAATGGCAAGCGGTGTCCCTGCAGATGTCTTGACTGAG ACCATCAACACTGTGTCAGAAGTCATTCGGGGAAATTTATCCAATCAGGAGTACTTTGCTTCAGTCATGGCTCCATCCAGTCCACCAAG GCCTGCCATTGTTGTGTTGTTGATGTCCATGGTGAATGAGAAGCAGCCATTTGTTCTGCGATGTGCAGTGCTCTACTGTTTCCAGTCCTTCCTCTATAAGAATGAAGTGGGCCAGTCTCAGATAGTTCAGACTCTTCTCCCCAGCTCAGCAGATG TGAACACAATAACAGCAGGTCAGTTGTTATGTGGAGGGCTGTTCAGTGCAGACTCCTTGTCTAACTGGTTTGCTGCTGTGGCCTTGCTTCATGCCATCCTGGAAAACCCCACTCAGAAGGAACAGCTGTTGAGGGTACAGCTGGCCACCAGTGTGGGGAATCCCCCAGTCTCCCTACTTCAGCAGTGCTGCAACATGCTGGCTCAG GGTGGGAAGATCCAGACTCGGGTGGGCTTGTTGATGTTGCTGTGTGGCTGGACAGCTAACTGCCCTATAGCTGTCACTCACTTTCTCCACAACACTGCCAACGTGCCTTAT TTAATTAGCCAGGTGTCCTCATCAGAAGGGGAGGAGCAAGAGGTCTTAGCACAGGGGCTCTGTGCTTTCTTATTGGGTATATCTATCCTCTACAATAATGAGGAGAATGATACCTTCAACAG AGCTTCATTACAACAGATCATAGAAAAACGAATTGGAATGGAAACGTTCAATGACAAACTGACTCAAGTATACAAAAATGAGAGTTATACCAAAGCTGCCAAAAAACCGCATCTGAACTACAAACAGCCAAACGAGGTCATGTTTGACTTTGAGTTCACCAGGTTGTTCAAGACATTAGAGA TTGAAGTATTGCGGGCAGTCAAGCCTGAGGGAAAGGATGCGGAGGAGAGAAGGAAGAAAATGGCCAGTTTAAAAGAACATGAGAGTATAGTTGACCAGTACAAAGGCTTGATTAAAGAACAG gaCGAACAGTTAAATACAACTAAACAGGAATTACGCGAACTAAAGGATAAACATGAGAAAGATGTGAAAGAATTAGAGCAGTTAAGAGACCAAGTACAGCAGCTGAAGGATCAAAATGCTCTCATCAAAGCCCAGAAAG GTTCACAGGGTGTCCCTGTATTGGATAACAACAAGCAGTCTGAAGATGTGAGCAGGTTAAAAGAAGAAGTAGAGTCCTTAAAGGCACAAATAGGAGAGAAAGATAGTGTTATAGAAAAATTG AGAAATGATTTGTCAGTGAGTGAGGCTCGTGTCCTGGCCCAGACCATAGAGAGTGATGAGAACAAGGAGAACAACCCCAGTGAGGTAGCTGTCCTACAGAGCACTGTGGAGAAGACAAACGCTGAGCTACAGGACACACGCAAATCCCTCACTGACAGACAGGAGGAGGTCTCCAGGCTGTCTTCACGAGTAGCCATGTTAGAGAAAGAAAAATCAGAGCTG GTCCAAAGGCTGTCAGAACAACCCAGTGAACAAGCTACAAATACGTCAGAGTTGGATGCTAAAGTTGCCAGCCTAACAAAGGATCTGGAGAACATCAGACAAGAGAAGGAAAGTCTACAAAAGAGATTACAGGCTTCAGAAGATGAAAAATCATcattaaatgataaaatacag GAGTTAGAAAAATCAAAGGTAGCTTTAGAAGAAGAAAAAGCAGAAGCATTGGAATCCTCAGAGTCTATGAAGAAAGAACAAGATGAACTGCTGGTTTTGTTAGCTGATCAGGATGCTAAACTAGCCACTTACAAGAGCAAGTTAAAAGAGCTTGGACAAGAG GttgaagatgatgatgatgattacaTGGAACATGGCGATGAAGACGATGAAGACGATGATGATGAATAG
- the LOC135475537 gene encoding QRFP-like peptide receptor codes for MEGTSNFGPPNITSNGSSKCVPGSFVEVIPIDPRIVENQTTSSAGTVYPDWERAMKITFYTFSFIMAVCGNSMVILTILLNKKMKTTTNCLILNLAVSDLLIGLLCMWVHLGSQIEPEWPFGSVVCKMKHFVQVIVVTSSTLTLMVISADRLVAIVFPLRSRLSPLLTGMAIGLTWLISIGTALPQLIVMEQKELFWKNRHEVWCEESWPRVYVNEDCDVTEPGRKVYYTVYVVVIYFLSVVFMVAAYTLIMVTIVTRKLPGTVTDSIVAAQDKSKRKVVRMLMAVVVTFIVCWTPQQLLLLWQVYRVPGEYPHYIDGLKYAALYIAYSNSSINPLLYGGLNEHFRRSFMHICQCTRLRNRNRVAPESIPGVVETHAETDHVQTNL; via the exons ATGGAAGGGACGTCCAATTTTGGTCCGCCAAATATAACTTCCAATGGATCAAGTAAATGTGTTCCGGGAAGTTTTGTGGAAGTCATACCCATTGACCCCCGAATCGTGGAGAACCAGACTACCTCGTCCGCAGGTACTGTGTATCCAGACTGGGAACGTGCAATGAAAATCACATTTTATACATTCTCCTTCATCATGGCCGTATGCGGGAACAGCATGGTGATACTGACCATACTTCTGAACAAGAAAATGAAGACAACTACGAATTGTCTCATCCTGAATTTGGCTGTCTCGGATCTCCTTATTGGACTACTGTGTATGTGGGTTCATCTTGGAAGCCAGATAGAACCTGAATGGCCGTTTGGATCGGTTGTTtgcaaaatgaaacatttcGTTCAGG TGATCGTGGTTACCTCAAGCACCCTAACGTTGATGGTCATCTCAGCTGACCGACTGGTAGCCATTGTCTTCCCATTACGCAGCCGACTTTCCCCACTGTTAACTGGGATGGCCATAGGCCTGACCTGGCTGATCTCAATAGGAACGGCCTTGCCCCAACTCATCGTCATGGAGCAGAAAGAACTGTTCTGGAAAAATCGTCATGAAGTTTGGTGTGAAGAATCGTGGCCTCGAGTTTACGTCAACGAAGACTGTGACGTCACCGAGCCTGGCAGGAAGGTGTATTACACTGTCTACGTCGTGGTCATTTACTTCCTGTCTGTCGTCTTCATGGTGGCTGCTTATACTTTAATAATGGTTACCATAGTTACCAGGAAGCTTCCAGGCACAGTCACAGACTCCATTGTCGCTGCCCAGGATAAATCCAAGAGGAAG GTTGTTCGAATGCTGATGGCGGTCGTGGTCACGTTTATAGTGTGCTGGACTCCGCAACAGTTACTCCTCTTGTGGCAAGTATACAGGGTGCCAGGGGAG TATCCACATTATATAGACGGGCTGAAGTACGCTGCTCTCTATATAGCTTACTCCAACAGTTCCATCAATCCACTGTTATATGGCGGACTGAATGAGCACTTTCGCCGGAGCTTCATGCACATCTGTCAATGTACTCGGCTTCGGAATAGGAATAGAGTTGCCCCGG AAAGCATTCCGGGGGTAGTGGAGACACACGCAGAAACCGATCACGTCCAGACAAACCTGTGA
- the LOC135475546 gene encoding very long chain fatty acid elongase 5-like — protein MTTTVDNIQYFLKVTVRLQTFPLFCFYLLLVALSPLWQRISSPLNLRPVLIVYNFACSCVSAYTLVGFVYAIYKSGSTFHRESTSAILPFFWAYWMTKNLELLDTVFMVLRHKQRQISFLHVYHHSSILLLSDVAYHHYPWPAIAVFLGLNSFVHVVLYFYYGLTALSPGNPPQWKKNLTQLQIFQFLIGFVQASIGYAYHHFCVYSILYGMTMTCLFSNFYYQAYIRKPKTQVNDKIK, from the exons ATGACAACTACAGTGGATAACATTCAGTACTTTTTGAAGGTTACTGTCAGACTACAGACTTTCCCTCTGTTCTGTTTTTACCTGCTGCTGGTGGCCTTATCACCTCTATGGCAAAGGATCTCCTCGCCGCTCAACCTCAGACCA gtattaATAGTGTACAATTTTGCATGCAGTTGTGTCAGTGCATACACACTGGTCGGTTTTGTCTATGCAATTTACAAAAGTGGCTCCACATTTCACCGTGAGTCCACCTCGGCCATCTTGCCATTCTTTTGGGCTTATTGGATGACAAAAAATTTGGAACTGTTGGACACTGTCTTCATGGTACTCCGTCACAAACAGCGACAGATCTCATTTCTCCATGTTTACCACCATTCCTCCATCTTACTTCTGAGTGATGTAGCATATCATCATTACCCATGGCCTGCCATCGCTGTGTTTTTGGGATTAAACTCCTTCGTTCATGTTGTTCTTTATTTCTATTATGGGTTAACAGCCTTGTCCCCAGGAAATCCTCCTCAGTGGAAGAAAAACCTGACGCAGTTACAAATATTCCAGTTTTTGATTGGCTTTGTACAAGCCAGCATTGGTTATGCATATCACCATTTCTGTGTATATAGCATTCTGTATGGTATGACCATGACTTGTCTGTTTTCTAACTTTTATTACCAGGCATACATTAGAAAGCCCAAGACTCAAGTGAATGACAAAATAAAGTAG